In Phaseolus vulgaris cultivar G19833 chromosome 7, P. vulgaris v2.0, whole genome shotgun sequence, the genomic stretch aggtttctacaagataaacaacatttgtattaaattatatgtaatatataaatataaataaaaaataatataatgaaatgaaattattacatgaggtttgggcatagatcgaatgagctctctgggccaggcaacgaatgtctgaaatgcatcagccacagtggttacctcatctgaaggtagtggaacacaagcatcaggaaatcgtactttttcaactgttaccttcgccacatcaggggagagaggaacgttatgtaaggtggtggcgttttgatagacttttccaagggccaccacccgaggaagtttgccgcccactaccagtagctcacaatcctccgtctgcccattgatatcatcccctgatgttggaggagccgcacaactcccctttgtgctcttgggagtgagactaacaaggggttcaatcggctcagcacaaacttgttgcgatagaaactcttgtcgcattcgatcattctcctttttcatctctagccacatcaaatcagtctcctttctcatctcttccattaattcttcacgtatcttagtcttcatttgagtttcgttctctttggaggaggaggatgactgtcgttctgaaactccaaaatatagtttaattccgaccccttgtccagctgcatgaacacgaccagagtgctcaggtcgtccaattgcttcaaccaggatatcgtgacgaccttcagcaacaaatttactgtcggattccaaggaatcctgcaagagtacacaaaaatcatattttcacgGCATGCCATCTAAcattcttagcatcgtctgggtttgcaaacaaacgcttcatccttggaatgatgggaagataccacataaccttcattgggggtccatgcttttccatctcatcaatagaatcatcatctttttgtttcaacttataacgtgataacccacacctcggacaacttttcaacaattcaaaatctttccggtataatatacaatcattaggacatgcatgtatctttttgtactccatacccattggacagaatctttttggcctcgtaattacgattaggtagagtatttccctctggaagcacaTCCTTCAAtagctggagcaattccgtgaagcttttatcagtccatccgtttattgccttcaaattcatcaatcttaacaccgtcgacaaccgtgtgaagttagttgatccaggatacaaaggagtctctgcatctcttgacatacttccatatccatgcgcttttgcaaaacactcagctcccacatcacgaatcatgtcctccaatcgatcatcatctccatcatcgtgtactgcttcatccatggtagaacccacatattcttcagttacggaaacacgtggtaaatttaataattcaccatgccatgtccaagttgtataagatcgaagaaacccatcacatagcaggtgttcccttatgatattcacatccaatatccttccattcaaacagttaacgcacggacacctgatctttgctccatcatgaccactaataatcgcgttacgctgcgcaaattgtataaattcctctactcccctttcgtactcatcacttatacgaacaacattaatccaacctcgatccattatatattctggaatagttaggattttctaataattagtattctatctcacacatttgccgagggtcgaacacccccggactcaatccaaacacgataattctattctaaaagtaacaactaacataacattaaacttttattaaaatgtaattaacaaataactaaatatataatataaatttaagaaaatacaaattatataatacaaatttatatataataatatataaattataatacacaaatataaattcaaaatattaaataaaaattcaaaaaatttaaaatacaacaccaacctttccaTGAACCAAGTTGCTGGTGATCAGCGAAGCggtggcggtggcggagcaTGGACAGACCAGCGAAGACCAATGGAACAGTAAGCTAGCTAAAATGCAAATGCGCCAACGAAGTAAGGAACGAAAATGCCAATGCCAATGAAGTAAGGAACgaaaatgaatgaatgaatgaacgaACGAAACTTACAATGGTGAAAATGCAGAGAGGACGCGAGCGCAAAAACAGTggaaacgaagagcggagaagaaagtgaaagtCTGAAACtgagtggcgcgcttcaaattTTAGGGTAAAaagaatttacaaatgcggttctagagtaaaaccgcatttgtaaatcagtgcacattgatttacaaatgctgTCATATGAAAAactgcatttgtaaatcaaattaatttaaaaaatgtcaccgtgttttttacaaatgcgtttaatcGCAAACCCGCATTTAATAAGGAGtattcttttaatctttttgcactagtgaggttttaaattatttagatCATCCGGTGATAATGGATAATGTTAATCATAgtagtaaagtaatatattatattttttgaatgttaCATTTAGCATCCAAATAAAAGAGTTAAATCATAATTAGTAAGTaacgaaaaaaattaaataattaatgtgTTTGGTCATTAATCTACCTATCTTATGGTTAATAAGTTGTACCGGTACTGGGCGAGGATGGGATCCACCTGCCTGCCTGATGCTTAGTCAACCTGATCGAGAGACCAAGAGGCCGAGGTCTTTGGAGACGAGGCCGAGGTCTTTGGAGACTTGGCCGAATGACCAAGAGGTCGAGACCtttggagacttggccgagagaccaagaggccgagacctttggagacttggccgagaggccgagaccttggaAGGCTTGGCCGAGACAACCGAGACCACTGGAAtatggccgatggccgacccataccatgatgttttggccgatggccgaaccccattacaattaacgctcaaaccgagatcagtaaagctaatccatcatcaagaattaggtaatgcaaccctaagcggtatccacctcgataaacgggcccaacaaggtaggcccattagaataatataaatagcacgcattccaaggagtaaggtatgtcatttattactgttcacctacctgagagctgatcacccgctttactgacttgagcgtcggagtgccttcgcaggtacccccaccatccggtgttcacccgacgaccgagtgccgagtgccgaaggataagcaggaggacgagaagaatcccagttcatcacccagtcacctgcccgaccgaaggaaggagaagaagacttcaatagttctctaggtcccatctccctagtaggaacaattggcgcccaccgtggggacGAGGGAAACTAGCTGAAGGAAAAAAGTAGATGGTTTCGTCAAGAAGCATGGAAAGAATGACTGAAGCCGACCAAACAATGCTGCTGCTGTCTCTCCAGAGGGAGATGGCCGAGATGCGAAGAAAGGCCGAGGAGGCCGCTCGGAAAAATGAGCAAGAGCTGCAAGTTCTCCGCAGGGAGAACGAAGATATGAGAAAGAAGCTGGGGGAGGGAGGACCCTCTGTCATACCGACGAACGTGGTCGGCAAGTCCTACACCTCTCCGCCCGACCCAGATGTGGCCGAGGGACAAGAGGCTGACCCCCTCCCCGCGAGACTGAGATGGGCGACGAGTCGTGCCTAATCAGGTCCACCCGGACGACCCTGACGGCCGACCCGAACCGCTGACCTGAgaagtggaagggtttcaaccgaGACCGATACGACGGGTCGACCGACCTGGACGAGCATATGGACGCCTACACCACCCATATGAGTCTTTACACCTCGGACGACGCCGTCTTGTGCCGAGTGTTCCCCACATCCTTGAAAGGTGCAGCCCTTagttggttcaccaagctcTCACCCAACTCCATCGACAGCTTTGCCACGCTCGTCGCAAAGTTCGAAACGCAATTCGCGACCAGCCGATTGCACCATCTGACCTCCATCGCTCTAGAAGGCATTCGCCAAGAGAAGGGAGAGTCGCTGAGAATCTTCGTGGATAGGTTCAGTAAAGTGGCGATGAGCATCCAGAATTTGAGTCCGGACGTCgccatgcaccacatgctgacgGTCCTGCGCCCGGGGCCCTTTGCCGACAACCTGTGCATGCAGCCGGTCGACAGCCTGGACGAGCTGAGAAAGAGAGCTGCTAAGTACATGCAGCTGGAAGAGCTAAGAGAATTCCGTAACCAGGAAAAGAAGGTTCGTTAGGGGCGGCCGGGTCAAAGGAACGACCGACGCCGGGAAAATCGAGACCGACCGATCCGTTTCTCGAGGTATACACCCCTGACGACCGAGCGAGGGAGGATTCTGGACGAAGCCCTCAACGCTGAGCTGATCCCTCCCCCAAGGAAGGTGGCCAACTCAAATAACGCCGACCGGAGGAAGCAGTGTCGGTACCACCAGAACACCGGACACTCAACCGACGAATGTCAGGCCCTTAAGGATAAGATCGAGGAACTTATCCAGGCTGGGCACCTCCGCCGTTTCATCAGGAATGGCCGAGACCCACCCGGTCGGGCGGATCCACCCAGGCAGACGAGGTCACCTCAGCGCGGCCGAGAAAACCAAAATAACAGAGACGACCGACAACCCGCAAGGGCCGATCCCCCTCGAAGAGATGATCCCTCCAGGGAGGCCGATAGGAGAGGTAACCGAGAGGTTATCAACACTATAGCCGGCGGCTTCGCCGGGGGAGGAAGCACAAACAACACCCGAAAGAAGCACCTCCGGGCGGTACACCAGGTAAACGCTGTGGCGTTCCGACCGAGAATGCCACCCATCACGTTGACGGACGAGGACTTCAAAGGCGTAGACTACCGCCAACAGGACGACCCGATGGTGATAGCGGTCGACATAGATCGATTCACCATAAGGAAGACCCTCGTGGACTAAGAAAGTTCGGTAGATATCCTCTACTGGAAAACTTTCAAGGCCATGAGAATGACCGAGGCCTAGATGATGCCATACGACGACCACGTGGTAGGATTCTCGGGCGAAAGGGTGGGTACCAAGGGGTATATCGACTTGTACACCACCTTCGGAGAGGGGAAGAACACCGGGACCATCAAAATCCGGTACCTGGTCATCGACgccaacacctcctacaacatcctcctcggcCGACCATCCATCAACCGGCTGATGGCCATAGTATCAACCCCTCACCTCGCAATGAAGTTCCCTTCAAAAACAGGGGACATTCTCACGGTCCACGTAGACCAAAAAGAAGCACGAGAGTGCTACGCCGAGAGCCTCCGGGTGGAACCTTTAAGGGCCGACATCTCTCCCCTCAGAGTAAGGAAGTCCTCCCGAAAAGACCGCTCTCCCAGGAAGGACCGACCGAGGGAAATCAAGCCAACCGTGGCGTTGGTGGACCTCGACCCCCGGGCGACCGAAGACAAACTGGAGGCGAGAGAAGAGCTAAGGAGAGTCCCCCTCCTCGACGAAGAACACAGCACGGCTGTAGGAACAGCCTTGGCAGCGGCCGAGGCCGAGACCATGCATGTCGCGCTAAAAAAGAATATCGACATGTTCGCTTGGACGCCGGCCGACATGCCGGGTGTGAGCCCCGATGTCATCACCCATCGGTTGTCAATATTCAAGGAAGCCCGCCCGATCTCCCAAAAGAAGAGGGACTTGGGCAACGAAAAGCGACTCGCGGCGAAGGAGGAAGCCAACAAGCTCCTGTCGGCCGGATTCATAAGGGAGGCCCGATACACGACATGGCTGGCCATCGTCGTCATGGTCACCAAGCCTAACGGTaactggaggatgtgcgtcgactacaGAAACATCAACAGCGCATGTCCGAATGACATCTACCACCTCCCGAACATTGACCGCCTGGTGGATGGGGCGGCCGACCACAAAAttatgagcttcctggacgcttaCTCTAGCTACAACCAGATAAGCATACACCCGAGGGACAAGGAGAAGACGACCTTTATGACGGCTGACGCCAACTACTACTACGAGGTCATGCCGTTCGGCCTCAAGAACGCAGGGGCGACCTACCAGCGTCTCATGGACAAAGTTTTCAAGGGTCTGATAGGCCGGGCGGTAGAAGTctatgtggacgacatagtCGTGAAATCCGACTCGTTCGAGCAACATCTGAAGGATCTGGACGGGGTCTTCAGGGCTCTAAGGGGAGTCAACATGAAACTCAACCCCGAGAAATGTACTTTCAGGGTGGAGGGAGGAAAGTTcctaggcttcatgctcacccaccgagggatagaggccaaccccgacaaatgtcaGGCCATACTCAACATGAGAAGTCCGAACaccgtgaaggaggtacaacaaCTCCTTGGTCGGCTGACTACCCTCTCTCGATTTGTCCCCCGCCTGGCCGAGAGGACGAGGCCAATCCGAAAGGGGAAAAAATTCGTCTGGGACGACCAATATGAGGAAATCTTAAAACAATTCAAGGAGTTCCTCACATCCCCGGCCGTCATCCAGAAGCCGAGGCCCGACAACCCAATCCTAGTATATCTAGCAGTCTCGGAGGAAGCAGTCAGCGCTGCCCTAGTGCAGGAAGCCGAGGGCGAGGAGCGACCCGTATACTTTGTCAGCCGAACCCTCCACTCGGCCGACACCCGATATCAGATGATTGAGAAGGTGGCTCTCGCACTCGTCCTCACGGCAAGGCGGATGCGCCCCTACTTCCAAAATCACTCCATAACTGTAAGAACCGACtaccctatttttaaaattttatctaaaccggACCTTGCAGGGAGGATGATAGGATGGTCGGTCGAACTCTCCGAGTTCGACATACGCTATGAGCCGAGGGGCGCCATCAAGTCTCAATGCTTGGCCGACTTCTCGACCGAGCTGACACCGCTACCCACCCTCTCGGGCGGGTGGACTCTCTATGTGGACGGCTCCTCAAATAAAACAGCCTGTGGAGCGGGAGTCGTTCTGGAGGGGTCGGGCGACCTCTTCTTGGAACAAGCTTTCCAGTTTGGATTCCGGGCGACCAACAACCAGGCCGAGTACGAGGCCTTGCTGGCCGGGCTGAACCTAGCCTACGACATGGGAGCGCGCGAGGTTACatgcaaaagcgactcccaggtgATGGTCGGCCAAGTCAATGGAGATTTCGAGGTTAAAGAGCCTTTGTTGCAGCGGTACTACCACGCGACCAAAAACAGTATCGCCCGCTTCAGCAAAGCACCCTTGCAACACATACCGAGGGAGGACAACAAAAGGGTCGACATCCTATCCAAGCTCTCGGTCACAAAAAAGAAGAGCCATCAGAGGTCAGTCATACAAATATGGCTGAGACACCCTAGTGTGACGGAGGCCGAAGCGGAGTGTCTGGCTATAGAAGAGGACGAGGCCGAGGCCGACAACTGGATGAAGCCCGTCATCCAATACCTAACGGGCGGCACATGCAAGGCCGACCAAGAGAAGGCGATGAAGCAACAATGCACCCGGTACACCATGATCAACGAAGATTTGTACCGGAGAGGCTACTCGACCCCCTTGCTAAAATGCATCACCAATAAAAGGGTCGAGTACATTTTGGCCGAGATCCATGAGGGAATCTGCGGAAATCATGCCGGGGCGAGGACGATGGCCGCCAAGGTCTTGAGAGCcggctactactggccgaccataCAGGGCGACTGTGCCGAATACGTGAAGAAATGCGCCAAGTGCCGAGAGTTCGGCCCCCTCCACCACACCAGGCCGGAAGAGCTGCACAGCATCACCTCCCCGTGGCCGTTCGCCATGTGGGGGATGGACATTATCGGTCCATTCTCCCCAGGGAAGGGGCGAACCAAGTTCCTCCTGGTGGGAGTCGACTACTTCACAGAATGGATCGAGGCCGAACCCCTCGCCTCCATCTCGGCAAAGAATGTACAAAACTTCGTATGGAGGAGCATTGTCTGCCGATTCGGCGTCTCACACACAATAGTAACGGATAATGGCCGACAGTTTATCGACCGAGGCCTACAATCCTTCTATGACGACCTGGGCATCAAGTCCATCACGGCCTCGgtagaacacccacaaaccaatgggcaggccgAGGCCGCCAACAAGGTCATACTCAACGAGCTGAAGAAGCGGCTGGGCAAAGCAAAGGGCCGATGGACCGATGAACTGATCGAGGTACTTTGGGCGTACAGGTGCACCCCCCAAACTACCACGCAGGAGACACCCTACAGCCTGACATACGGAACCGAGGCTATGATCCCAGTGGAGGTGGCCAAGCCCACCATACGACGACTGATGTTCGATCTCACCCTGAACGAGGAAAGCCTAGCGGTTAACCTCGATCTGATAAGTGAGTTTCGTGACAAAAGCAGGATTCGGGAGGCCGCCTGCAAAGCCCGGGCGTCCAGACGGTACAACACAAAGGCCCGACCGAGAAGTTTTCAGAAGGGCGACCCCATCTGGAGAATGCGCAGCGACGCACGAAAAAATGAAGGGAAGTTCTCATCCAACTGGGAGGGGCCTTTCCGAGTCCGAGAAGTCGCGCAGGGAGGAGCTTATCATCTAGAATGGCTTTCAggaaaaattgtaccgaggacgtggaatgccacacacctcaagttctACTACagttaaaatcaataaaatcacgcactctttcctcacccaaCCAGGGAGGTTTTAAAGAGGCGTTTTCATCAAAATGTCAGAAATATTTTGCCACCACCTCTCGGAAATGTTCTACCAAACAAGCAATGGCCGACCGactgcccacttgctcgattagcatcgcaagtgccggccgaccgactgcccacttgctcgattaacatcgcaagtgccggccgaccgactgcccacttgctcgattaacatcgcaagtgtcgGCCGATCGACTGCCCActttgctcgattaacatcgcaagtgccggctgACCCACTACCCAcctgctcgattaacatcgcaagtgccggcacccacttgctcgattaacatcgcaagtgtcgGCCGACTGactgcccacttgctcgattaacatcgcaagtgtcaGCCGACCCACTGCCCAcctgctcgattaacatcgcaagtgtcgGCCGACCCACTGCCCAcctgctcgattaacatcgcaagtgccggccgaccGACtacccacttgctcgattaacatcgcaagtgccggccgaccgactgcccacttgctcgattaacatcacAAGTGCCGGCCTACCAactgcccacttgctcgattaacatcgcaaattAAGGCCGAACGCCCGAATTATATTTATCGCAATTAATGGTCGACCACCTTATACTTTTCTTGCTCAAATTTAAACGTTCGTAACTAAAACGGCCGATCACCCATACCTCACTTGCTCGAACTTAACGATCGCAGCTAATGGCCGATCACCCATATATACTTGCTCGAGCCTATAATTTGCAGTTAATGGCCGACCGCCCATATTTTACTCGCTTGAGCCTAACATTTGCAgttaatggccgatcgcccatattttacTCGCTTGAGCCTAACATTTGCAGTTAATGGTcgatcgcccatattttacTCGCTTGAACCTAACATTCGCAgttaatggccgatcgcccatattttacTTGCTCGAACCTCACGTTCGTAgttaatggccgatcgcccgcGGTTTACTCGCTCAAATCTTGACGCTCGCAGTTGTGGGCGACTGCGCGAATCAATGGGAGACCGGTAGGTTAACTTATAAGTTTTCACACAAAACAAAGATGAAAGGCAGATAGACAATATATTGATGATGGAAAGAGGGCGATACAACAAAAAGCAAAATAACGAAGCCACACCCCGGCTTCGGaggaaattaaaaatcaagaaCAGGCCACACCTCGGCCGAGGGTAAACCTAATCTTGAATCTCGACGAACTTACCCTCCTCAGCCCCAGCCTCCCCACCCGGAGCCTCGACCTCCCCCACTTGGGTCCCGGCCGGCGCAATTTCTTGAGCAGCCAAAGCAGCCGCCTCAGCACTCGGCATCAACCGACCCTGATAAACTTCGCAGTCAAGGTCGAAGCTACCAGAAGTCGGCGGTCCGCCATAAAGCAAATGCGCTTGACGCACGGCCCTTTCGAAGCACTGCTTCAGCAACTCCTCGGCCTCTTCATAATTTTCATCAAGCTCGGCCTTGGCTTGCTCCTTGGCAAGTTGAAGGGCGGCCATCTCAGTGGCCGAGGCAGAGAGCTGCTCACCCCTCTCCTCGACCAGCTCCTTTAATTTGGCAATTTCAGCAGCCGCCCTTAACCTCTCGTCCTCCAGCTGTCGTCT encodes the following:
- the LOC137829327 gene encoding uncharacterized protein, yielding MDAYTTHMSLYTSDDAVLCRVFPTSLKGAALSWFTKLSPNSIDSFATLVAKFETQFATSRLHHLTSIALEGIRQEKGESLRIFVDRFSKVAMSIQNLSPDVAMHHMLTVLRPGPFADNLCMQPVDSLDELRKRAAKYMQLEELREFRNQEKKVR
- the LOC137829328 gene encoding uncharacterized protein, which translates into the protein MCRSVVLFQGGLVGRECQAEEVSALEHKLSEANHDLEQSLAANTNLSALIATEAAEKEFAQKEAAEARRQLEDERLRAAAEIAKLKELVEERGEQLSASATEMAALQLAKEQAKAELDENYEEAEELLKQCFERAVRQAHLLYGGPPTSGSFDLDCEVYQGRLMPSAEAAALAAQEIAPAGTQVGEVEAPGGEAGAEEGKFVEIQD